A stretch of Kazachstania africana CBS 2517 chromosome 7, complete genome DNA encodes these proteins:
- the HIS7 gene encoding imidazoleglycerol-phosphate synthase (similar to Saccharomyces cerevisiae HIS7 (YBR248C); ancestral locus Anc_6.167), whose amino-acid sequence MSPIVHVIDVESGNLQSLTNAIEYLGYDVHLIKKPEQLSQEVKKLILPGVGNYGHFVNNLFSRGFQKPISDYISSGRPIMGICVGLQALFHGSTESPESGGLDYVDFIKLTKFDDNDTNKPVPEIGWNSVDGESGDLFYGLDPFRRYYFVHSYAALLDADNENRLRNEGWSIAKAKYGNEQFVAALSRGNIFATQFHPEKSGKAGLIVIRNFLEKNFQPTSRTYTKEERDQYINDYTNYGLTRRIIACLDVRSNDQGDLVVTKGDQYNVRDESKDKNVRNLGKPVELAQKYFQQGADEITFLNITSFRDCPLRDAPMLEVLKLAAKTIFVPLTVGGGIKDIVDVDGSVIPAMEVAGLYFRAGADKVSIGTDAVYAAEKFYQLGGRGDGSSPIETISAAYGAQAVVISVDPRRIYVDNEMDTTNKTIKTKFPDSEGRTLCWYQCTTKGGRESSDLGVWELTKACEQLGAGEILLNCIDKDGSNSGYDLELIDHVKKAVRIPVIASSGAGTPAHFQEAFTQTRADACLGAGIFHRGDYTVNDVKKYLLKGGFKVRMDLDE is encoded by the coding sequence ATGTCCCCGATAGTTCATGTTATAGATGTTGAAAGCGGAAATTTACAATCGCTAACTAATgcaattgaatatttagGTTATGACGTTCACTTGATTAAGAAACCAGAGCAACTTTCCCAGGAAGttaagaaattgattcttCCTGGTGTAGGAAATTATGGTCATTTTGTGAACAACTTATTCAGTCGTGGCTTCCAGAAGCCAATTTCGGACTATATATCATCTGGTAGACCAATTATGGGTATATGTGTCGGTTTACAGGCTTTATTTCATGGTTCTACGGAATCACCAGAAAGTGGAGGATTAGATTATGTcgatttcattaaattaaCCAAATTTGATGACAATGATACCAATAAACCAGTACCAGAAATAGGTTGGAATAGCGTTGATGGGGAAAGTGGAGACCTGTTTTATGGACTGGATCCATTTAGAcgttattattttgttcattCGTATGCAGCCTTGCTGGATGccgataatgaaaatagaCTCAGAAACGAAGGTTGGTCAATTGCGAAGGCAAAATACGGTAATGAACAGTTTGTCGCTGCTCTCTCAAGAGGTAATATTTTCGCTACACAGTTTCATCCAGAAAAATCGGGTAAAGCAGGTCTAATTGTCATACGAAACttcttggaaaaaaattttcagccAACATCCAGAACTTATACTAAGGAAGAAAGGGACCAGTATATCAATGATTATACTAATTATGGCTTGACTAGACGAATAATAGCGTGTTTAGATGTCCGTTCTAATGACCAAGGAGATCTTGTAGTTACCAAGGGTGACCAATATAATGTACGTGACGAATCCAAAGATAAAAATGTCAGAAATTTGGGAAAGCCAGTGGAGTTGGcacaaaaatattttcagcaAGGTGCTGACGAGATCACCTTTTTAAACATTACATCTTTTAGAGATTGTCCTTTGAGGGATGCTCCAATGTTAGAGGTTCTAAAATTAGCTGCGAAGACTATATTTGTCCCATTAACAGTAGGTGGTGGTATTAAGGATATTGTAGATGTGGATGGTTCTGTAATACCTGCTATGGAAGTTGCAGGCCTTTATTTCAGAGCAGGAGCCGATAAAGTTTCCATTGGTACTGATGCAGTTTATGCAgcagaaaaattttaccaaCTAGGTGGGCGTGGTGATGGAAGCTCTCCAATTGAAACTATTTCCGCGGCTTACGGTGCACAAGCTGTTGTTATTTCAGTGGATCCAAGGAGAATTTACGTTGATAACGAAATGGATACAACAAATAAGACCATTAAAACAAAATTCCCAGATTCCGAAGGTCGTACCTTATGCTGGTACCAGTGTACTACTAAAGGTGGTAGAGAATCAAGTGATTTAGGTGTATGGGAGTTAACTAAAGCCTGCGAACAGTTAGGTGCCGGTGAAATTTTACTAAACTGCATTGACAAAGATGGTTCAAATTCTGGATACGACCTTGAATTAATTGACCATGTCAAAAAAGCAGTACGCATTCCGGTCATAGCATCTAGCGGTGCAGGGACTCCAGCACACTTCCAGGAAGCATTCACTCAAACAAGAGCGGATGCATGTCTGGGAGCAGGCATATTTCACAGAGGTGACTACACAGTTAACGATgttaaaaaatatttgttgaaagGAGGCTTCAAGGTTAGAATGGATCTTGACGAATAA
- the ARO4 gene encoding 3-deoxy-7-phosphoheptulonate synthase ARO4 (similar to Saccharomyces cerevisiae ARO4 (YBR249C); ancestral locus Anc_6.168), with translation MFQADGSASQHEASEDVRILGYDPLVSPALLQVQIPATEACIETAKKGRKESIEIISGRDDRVLVIVGPCSIHDLDAAQEYALRLKKLSDELQGDLCIIMRAYLEKPRTTVGWKGLINDPDVNNTFNINKGLQSARQLFVNLTNVGVPIGSEMLDTISPQYLADLLSFGAIGARTTESQLHRELASGLSFPIGFKNGTDGTLGVAIDACQAASHSHHFMGVTKHGVAAITTTKGNEHCFVILRGGKKGTNYDAKSVAEAKAQLPEGSNGLMVDYSHGNSNKDFRNQPKVNDALCEQIANGENGIIGVMIESNINEGNQPVPKEGGKAALKYGVSITDACISWETTEVVLRKLAGAVRQRRKVNQQKA, from the coding sequence ATGTTTCAAGCCGATGGCAGTGCATCACAACATGAAGCTTCTGAAGATGTCAGAATATTGGGTTATGACCCATTAGTCTCCCCAGCTTTACTGCAAGTTCAAATACCAGCTACTGAAGCTTGTATCGAGACTGCCAAGAAAGGTAGAAAAGAATctattgaaattatcagTGGGAGAGATGATAGAGTACTCGTAATTGTTGGTCCTTGCTCTATTCATGACTTGGACGCTGCTCAAGAATACGCTCTAAggttgaagaaattgtcaGATGAACTTCAAGGTGATTTATGTATTATTATGAGAGCTTATTTGGAAAAACCAAGGACTACTGTTGGTTGGAAAGGTTTGATCAATGATCCAGACGTCAACAATACCTTCAATATTAACAAAGGTTTACAATCAGCAAGACAGTTATTCGTCAATCTAACTAACGTTGGTGTCCCTATCGGTTCTGAAATGTTAGACACTATTTCCCCACAATATTTGGCCGATCTTTTGTCTTTCGGTGCCATTGGTGCAAGAACTACGGAATCTCAATTACATAGAGAATTGGCTTCCGGTTTGTCCTTCCCAATTGGTTTCAAGAATGGTACTGACGGTACTTTAGGTGTTGCCATTGATGCTTGTCAGGCCGCTTCTCACTCTCACCATTTCATGGGTGTCACTAAGCATGGTGTCGCTGCCATCACCACTACCAAGGGTAACGAACATTGTTTCGTCATTTTGAGAGGTGGTAAGAAGGGCACCAACTACGACGCTAAGTCAGTCGCAGAAGCCAAAGCTCAATTACCAGAAGGTTCTAACGGTCTAATGGTGGATTACTCTCACGGTAACTCCAACAAGGACTTCAGGAACCAACCAAAGGTTAACGATGCTCTTTGTGAACAGATCGCCAACGGTGAAAATGGTATTATTGGTGTCATGATCGAATCCAATATCAATGAAGGTAACCAACCAGTGCCAAAAGAGGGTGGTAAAGCAGCTTTGAAATATGGTGTTTCAATCACTGATGCTTGTATAAGTTGGGAAACTACAGAGGTGGTTCTACGGAAATTAGCTGGTGCCGTCagacaaagaagaaaagtcAACCAACAAAAAGCATGA